The Saprospiraceae bacterium genome includes a window with the following:
- a CDS encoding gliding motility-associated C-terminal domain-containing protein: MKNKILFLVLLLIPTLTQLHSQCAVTRNITITDLENDSADTTDISIVVQGLLNNNLNDPLQGLCGVAIKFRHPFVKELLIDLISPSGQKIRLVGGTTTAYFTGFVNWDVIFVQSPPEGNASPDPGFSEIWENDQDWENFKTYKGQYFPHTGRLQNFNTGPANGTWTFKCIDLADFGEGLIQNIQLIFCDDTGAACSECRLDPGVFTGDDLLFCEGSSELNLDLIKIYPAIPPVQNNTFIYTNVVFSEDTIHSYKSDTDFRTFAPGIYKVCGLQHSVLDQTLLPPLGTIHSTESVNEYFRNNNACAAVSDSCINITIVNDIAPTKVVNYICAGDEVEMNGEKYNAQGIYIIRIPNGACDSLVELDLRLISIETVIQPDADSLNCFNNVISLIGSNQGTFVNNPSYQWFSTNGKVDTDPTEFIVDISQPGLYNLEISGTAFGLTCRDTASIEIFEDNSVPVTSLSAPILTCAADTVTITLNSSRTINNTIWESVDLNPFQTELNNIRIWNPGKYIVTVVSDNGCSVLDSITVLSDLMVEEPVLTADTLDCLNEKANIIVIHQINRLYSYNWSGVDVGFEMSSSPQVSEPENVKLRLTDLQNGCVDSFDIEIIKEIILPVITKLEVENITCSKLSVQPVIEADMPLTGYLWTGPGLNSISSSPSINNAGTFNVTVTGVNGCKKDTSFVIEIDTLKPVLMLSANPITCQVDSTQLNVTSNQVITGIEWSGPFGFSSLQMSPYVTQAGLYTVIVTTESGCIGTGSVNVTYGAGIPDVLFFIPPITCLKDTTRVTALTPPGNYSFNWDGPALSQTNIAFPFIFAPGEYRITVTDIDSGCTSVSRVNVLDERVYPTATLTSEIINCVKDSVQIILIPDLPLSTVNYTGPDDFISSQQSPFIKKEGWYYVTYTNALMCSRTDSILIERNDEFPVLNVPDVVFKCKQDSIAVVGQSTIAGTTFQWSNSESFNKSGAEVFVYKGGTYTLRGTAPNQCKDSIQFTIGYDTISPTLSINTPDILTCRDPEIILTALSDQGVTFIWSEGNVNTTTLTVTEPKDYTVTATGSNNCESSFTVSVLENKTFPVFSSIASTINCKDALSLVIVTPENVIENITWANDNPVQVSMGSLSFNTPLPGIYKFSVINEEQCVSEGSVSVFQDKEVPNILSVISDSITCTNPSINIGFIVEKPVFSYIWNGPGFNFVSTDNIITVTEGGVYEVTITGANFCVKDSFIQVIKNREIPEFTTFSDTLTCEKGKINIGVNPISNIVGYLWGGNDLISNSRNPIVFIPGLYTVTVTNSNGCTAVGQVDVPSNFVKPEFEMRDTILLPCDSSTIALFVTSSEIIVRYKWTFPDGTVNNNNMPLSDQPGEYQVQVVGENGCPSEIKQFTAIIDTRPPGFKYTTDTITCEKPLATLSATSDEMGVTYKWIGPTGLENSEDNFQTTIGGIYKLIVTNENKCNDSIIFSVPSDTISPIAIITQSGSIQCESRIVRLNTTVTDENPFLIYQWDSQNGTILSNDKVKTITVNQPGIYRLEIFNPRNGCNSEQEYILIEELPQLTTLEADIRDPLCVGFKNGKITLDNITGRPPYTITVNGQDFGNVRSYSFLAPGNYLINIIDSLGCRLDTILTVKEGSDFTIRVPEIVYVNFGDSILLIPEISDLNNTEPEIQWTKGNEIICENCEDLWVRPFINTVYTVRVSLDGQCTQSAKVLVSVNNNLDQSVPNIFNPESTQGNNIFYIPQTRGIEKILSVKIFDRWAEAMYYSTEMVPGDNSIGWDGTYKGKNVQPGVFVLIIEMQLSDGTYYKYIGDLTLIR, translated from the coding sequence ATGAAAAATAAAATACTGTTCTTAGTTCTGTTACTAATACCAACACTCACACAACTGCATTCGCAATGCGCTGTCACCCGGAATATAACCATCACCGATTTAGAAAATGACTCAGCTGACACCACAGATATATCTATTGTTGTACAGGGTTTGCTCAATAATAATCTCAACGACCCGCTTCAGGGATTATGTGGTGTCGCTATTAAGTTCAGACACCCGTTTGTAAAAGAATTGCTGATAGACCTGATTTCTCCATCCGGACAAAAAATCAGGTTAGTCGGTGGTACGACGACAGCTTATTTTACAGGATTTGTCAATTGGGATGTTATATTTGTTCAAAGTCCTCCTGAAGGAAATGCATCGCCTGACCCCGGTTTTAGTGAGATATGGGAAAATGATCAGGATTGGGAAAATTTCAAAACGTACAAAGGCCAATATTTTCCCCACACCGGCAGATTACAGAATTTTAACACCGGTCCTGCTAATGGAACCTGGACATTTAAATGTATAGATCTTGCAGACTTTGGCGAAGGTCTCATTCAAAACATTCAGCTGATATTCTGTGATGATACGGGAGCTGCCTGTTCGGAGTGTCGACTCGATCCGGGAGTTTTTACAGGAGATGACCTTTTATTCTGTGAAGGCAGCTCTGAACTGAATCTGGATCTCATTAAAATTTATCCGGCAATCCCTCCTGTACAAAACAATACATTTATATATACCAATGTTGTTTTTTCTGAAGACACAATACACTCTTATAAGTCAGATACAGATTTCAGAACATTTGCACCCGGAATTTACAAAGTGTGTGGATTGCAGCATTCTGTATTGGACCAGACATTACTTCCCCCCTTAGGAACAATACATTCAACAGAATCCGTTAATGAATATTTCCGGAATAATAATGCCTGTGCCGCTGTTTCTGATAGCTGTATCAACATCACAATTGTCAATGATATCGCTCCTACTAAAGTGGTAAATTATATTTGTGCAGGTGACGAAGTAGAAATGAATGGTGAGAAATATAATGCGCAGGGGATTTATATCATCAGGATTCCAAACGGAGCATGTGATTCATTGGTAGAACTGGATCTCCGACTTATTTCTATTGAAACCGTCATTCAACCTGATGCAGATTCTTTAAATTGTTTTAATAACGTTATTTCTCTTATAGGTTCAAATCAAGGTACATTTGTTAATAACCCAAGCTATCAATGGTTTAGTACGAATGGCAAGGTGGATACTGACCCGACAGAATTTATTGTAGATATTTCCCAACCGGGATTGTACAATCTTGAAATTTCAGGTACTGCTTTTGGTTTGACTTGCAGGGATACAGCGTCTATTGAAATATTTGAGGACAATTCTGTACCCGTCACCTCGCTTTCCGCACCGATACTGACCTGTGCAGCGGATACCGTTACCATTACTTTAAACTCGTCCAGAACAATCAATAATACTATTTGGGAATCCGTTGATTTAAATCCTTTTCAGACTGAATTAAATAATATTCGGATATGGAATCCCGGAAAATATATAGTAACCGTTGTTTCGGACAATGGTTGTTCAGTGTTGGACTCCATCACAGTTTTATCGGATCTTATGGTCGAAGAACCTGTTTTGACCGCAGATACGCTTGATTGTCTGAATGAAAAAGCAAACATTATCGTTATTCACCAGATTAATCGCCTGTACTCCTACAACTGGTCGGGAGTAGATGTTGGTTTTGAAATGTCTTCATCCCCTCAGGTATCAGAACCGGAAAACGTAAAATTGCGATTGACCGATCTTCAGAATGGTTGTGTGGATAGTTTTGACATAGAAATCATTAAGGAAATCATTTTACCGGTTATCACGAAACTGGAAGTGGAAAATATCACCTGTAGTAAACTAAGTGTTCAGCCGGTTATAGAAGCTGATATGCCACTGACAGGCTATCTTTGGACCGGGCCGGGATTGAATTCAATCAGCTCATCGCCCTCCATTAATAATGCCGGAACATTCAACGTGACAGTAACAGGTGTAAATGGATGTAAAAAAGATACTTCTTTTGTTATCGAAATAGACACATTGAAACCCGTTTTGATGTTGTCAGCCAATCCGATAACCTGTCAGGTGGACAGCACACAACTTAATGTAACTTCCAATCAGGTAATCACCGGAATTGAATGGAGTGGTCCTTTTGGATTTAGTTCGTTACAAATGAGTCCTTATGTTACACAAGCCGGTCTGTACACCGTGATAGTTACAACAGAATCAGGATGTATAGGTACCGGATCAGTCAATGTGACATATGGTGCGGGTATACCTGATGTACTGTTTTTCATCCCTCCTATTACTTGTTTAAAAGACACTACCAGAGTGACAGCATTAACCCCACCCGGTAATTATTCCTTCAATTGGGATGGCCCTGCATTATCACAAACCAATATTGCATTCCCATTTATTTTTGCACCGGGAGAGTACAGAATAACCGTCACTGATATCGATTCAGGCTGTACATCTGTGAGTCGCGTCAATGTCTTGGATGAAAGAGTTTATCCCACGGCTACACTTACTTCTGAAATAATCAATTGTGTCAAAGATTCTGTACAAATAATACTTATACCTGATTTGCCTTTAAGTACTGTAAACTATACCGGACCTGATGATTTTATTTCTTCACAGCAATCACCTTTTATAAAGAAAGAGGGCTGGTATTATGTTACTTACACAAACGCATTGATGTGTAGCCGGACTGACTCGATATTGATCGAAAGAAATGACGAATTCCCTGTTTTGAATGTTCCTGATGTTGTATTTAAATGCAAACAGGATTCAATTGCTGTCGTTGGACAATCTACCATTGCGGGTACAACTTTTCAATGGAGTAATTCAGAATCTTTTAATAAAAGCGGAGCAGAAGTTTTTGTTTATAAAGGAGGAACTTATACTTTAAGAGGAACGGCGCCCAATCAATGTAAAGACAGTATTCAGTTTACCATTGGTTATGATACTATTTCTCCTACACTGTCGATAAATACTCCCGATATTCTTACCTGTCGGGATCCGGAAATTATACTTACAGCCCTTTCAGACCAGGGTGTAACTTTCATATGGTCGGAAGGAAATGTAAATACGACAACTTTAACAGTAACTGAACCCAAAGATTATACTGTCACCGCTACCGGTTCAAACAATTGTGAATCATCATTTACGGTTTCGGTATTGGAAAACAAAACATTTCCGGTATTCTCATCCATTGCTTCAACGATTAATTGTAAAGATGCCTTATCTCTTGTCATAGTAACACCTGAAAATGTCATTGAAAATATTACATGGGCTAATGACAATCCCGTTCAGGTCTCAATGGGATCACTTAGTTTTAACACACCGCTGCCCGGAATATATAAGTTTTCGGTTATCAATGAAGAGCAATGTGTATCTGAAGGATCAGTTTCTGTATTTCAGGATAAAGAAGTTCCAAATATTCTGTCAGTCATTTCCGATAGTATAACATGTACCAATCCAAGCATTAATATTGGCTTTATTGTCGAAAAACCTGTCTTCAGTTACATTTGGAACGGACCGGGGTTCAACTTTGTCTCAACAGACAATATTATTACAGTCACTGAAGGTGGTGTGTATGAAGTAACCATAACGGGTGCGAATTTTTGCGTCAAAGACAGCTTTATTCAGGTTATTAAAAACAGAGAAATCCCTGAATTCACTACCTTTTCAGATACCTTGACCTGTGAAAAAGGAAAGATTAATATTGGGGTCAACCCTATTTCAAATATTGTAGGATATCTTTGGGGAGGCAATGATCTCATAAGCAACTCCCGAAATCCAATTGTATTTATCCCGGGTTTATATACTGTCACAGTGACCAATTCAAATGGTTGTACAGCAGTGGGCCAGGTAGATGTACCTTCCAATTTCGTCAAACCTGAATTTGAAATGCGGGATACGATACTTTTACCATGTGATAGTTCCACTATTGCCTTATTTGTAACTTCGTCTGAAATCATAGTGCGTTATAAATGGACTTTTCCGGATGGTACTGTAAACAATAACAACATGCCACTGAGCGATCAACCAGGAGAATATCAGGTACAGGTTGTAGGAGAAAATGGTTGCCCGTCAGAAATTAAACAATTTACAGCAATCATTGACACCAGACCTCCGGGTTTTAAATACACAACTGACACAATTACCTGTGAAAAACCACTTGCAACACTAAGTGCAACATCTGACGAGATGGGTGTTACATATAAATGGATTGGTCCGACCGGTTTAGAAAATTCAGAAGATAACTTCCAGACAACGATAGGAGGTATCTATAAACTGATTGTAACCAATGAAAACAAATGTAATGACAGTATCATTTTTTCGGTTCCGTCCGATACCATCAGTCCGATTGCAATAATAACTCAGTCAGGATCTATACAATGCGAAAGCAGAATTGTACGCCTTAATACAACAGTAACAGATGAAAATCCATTTCTGATCTATCAATGGGATAGTCAGAATGGCACCATTTTATCAAATGACAAAGTAAAAACAATAACAGTAAATCAACCGGGAATCTACCGGCTTGAGATCTTTAATCCACGGAATGGGTGTAATTCAGAACAAGAATACATACTTATTGAGGAATTACCCCAGCTCACAACACTCGAAGCTGACATCAGAGACCCGCTTTGTGTGGGATTCAAAAATGGAAAAATAACATTAGATAATATAACCGGCAGACCACCTTACACTATTACAGTTAATGGACAGGACTTTGGCAATGTCCGTTCATACAGTTTTTTGGCGCCCGGAAATTATTTAATCAATATCATAGATAGTCTGGGTTGCCGTTTAGATACAATATTGACTGTGAAAGAAGGTAGCGACTTCACAATCCGGGTACCGGAAATTGTTTACGTTAATTTTGGAGATTCTATACTGCTCATCCCTGAAATATCCGATTTAAATAATACCGAACCTGAAATTCAATGGACAAAAGGGAATGAAATAATATGTGAAAATTGTGAAGATTTGTGGGTGCGACCATTTATCAATACGGTTTATACAGTTCGGGTTTCATTGGATGGACAATGCACTCAGTCGGCCAAAGTGCTTGTAAGTGTCAACAATAATCTGGATCAGTCTGTGCCTAATATTTTTAATCCTGAATCCACACAAGGAAATAACATCTTTTACATCCCACAAACCAGGGGAATTGAAAAGATACTTTCTGTTAAAATTTTTGACAGATGGGCTGAAGCAATGTATTACAGTACTGAAATGGTTCCCGGCGATAATTCCATAGGATGGGATGGTACCTATAAAGGAAAAAATGTTCAGCCTGGCGTATTTGTCCTGATTATTGAAATGCAGCTTTCAGATGGAACATATTATAAATACATTGGAGATCTTACCTTAATAAGGTAA
- a CDS encoding TIGR00730 family Rossman fold protein — translation MIQFIRGFRAMHFLGPSVTVFGSARFQEGHKYYELAVQVGKTFAEMGFAVMTGGGPGIMEAANRGAMEANGISVGCTIKLPKEQASNKYMTKSVHFEHFFIRKVLLLKYSYAFIVLPGGFGTLDELFETLTLIQTKILHDFPVVVMGTSYFSDVRKQMELMVNEGTINAEELKLLLFTDDVQEAAEHVKIYIHKKYKSKVDPSWVLGEE, via the coding sequence ATGATTCAGTTTATCAGGGGATTCAGAGCTATGCATTTTCTGGGTCCATCTGTGACAGTTTTTGGGTCTGCACGATTTCAGGAAGGGCATAAATACTATGAATTAGCAGTTCAGGTAGGGAAAACTTTTGCTGAAATGGGATTTGCGGTTATGACAGGTGGTGGCCCGGGAATTATGGAAGCTGCCAACAGGGGAGCGATGGAAGCTAATGGAATTTCGGTCGGTTGTACTATTAAACTTCCAAAAGAACAGGCATCAAATAAATATATGACAAAGTCTGTCCACTTTGAACATTTCTTTATTCGAAAAGTCCTGCTGCTTAAATATTCTTATGCATTTATAGTACTGCCCGGTGGTTTTGGAACATTGGACGAACTATTTGAGACACTCACCCTGATACAAACAAAAATACTTCATGATTTTCCGGTAGTGGTAATGGGGACATCCTATTTTTCTGATGTGAGAAAACAGATGGAATTAATGGTGAATGAAGGCACTATCAATGCAGAAGAACTTAAGTTACTGCTATTTACAGATGATGTTCAGGAAGCTGCAGAACATGTTAAGATATACATCCATAAAAAATACAAATCAAAAGTAGATCCTTCATGGGTTTTAGGGGAGGAGTAA
- a CDS encoding TonB-dependent receptor produces the protein MQYCISAQQNFTLNGYVKDEMSGETLIGANIVNIDNLQQGVSTNLYGFYSLTLPAGTYKIACSYLGYQDQIFEIKLDKNLVYNFSMNEGVMIDEVVISADKDERKKNVEGTQMGTIDIPVENIKKLPAIFGEIDILKTIQLLPGVLASGEGNSGFYVRGGGPDQNLVLLDEAVVYNAGHMLGFFSVFNADAIKNTTLIKGGMPANYGGRLSSVLDIQMKEGNDKKYSAEGGIGIISSRFTFQGPVVKEKSSFIVSARRTYALDLAQPLLKGGTFEGTNYYFYDLNTKWNYKFSNNDRIYFSGYFGNDVLKFRQPGRDFSFDLPYGNKTATLRWNHLFNEKMFMNISAVYNDYKFQFNGAQEDFSFKVFSGVKDWNLKADFDYYPSVKHKIKYGINYTFHTLTPNTASASSKDVEFNTTFKPKMAHETSFYFLDDMKINEKFSMNTGLRFSLFTQVGPYTSKLTGREYGNLEPVVTYTGLEPRLSFNYKVSETMSIKSGVTVTNQFLHLVSNSSSTLPADVWVPSTEIVKPQQGIQYALGIFRNFAKDTYEASVEVYYKDLKNQIDYADNYVNDISKEVEDAFVFGVGRAYGAEFFLRKSTGKLNGWIGYTLSRTERSFPDIEKARWYPAVYDRTHDLSIVTNYSVSKKWELGAVFIYGSGRLFTPVRGFFFVEQNVNLFYGPRNSARLDDYHRLDISATYTPNPNSKKKFTGSWSFSIYNVYNRKNPFFVNFDTETDFQTGTNTITGSKITIFPMIPSITYNFKWNQ, from the coding sequence ATGCAGTATTGTATTTCGGCACAGCAAAACTTTACGCTCAACGGGTATGTGAAAGACGAAATGTCTGGCGAAACACTAATCGGTGCCAATATTGTGAATATTGATAATCTGCAACAAGGTGTCTCGACTAACTTATACGGTTTTTACTCGTTAACGTTACCAGCCGGTACCTACAAAATTGCTTGCAGTTATCTGGGGTATCAGGATCAGATATTTGAAATAAAATTAGATAAAAATCTTGTCTATAATTTTTCAATGAATGAAGGAGTCATGATAGACGAGGTGGTTATATCCGCAGACAAAGATGAAAGGAAAAAAAATGTGGAAGGGACTCAGATGGGAACTATCGACATACCGGTTGAAAACATAAAAAAACTTCCTGCTATTTTTGGTGAGATAGATATTCTCAAAACAATTCAATTATTGCCGGGTGTTCTTGCTTCCGGGGAAGGTAATTCAGGATTCTACGTGAGAGGGGGAGGTCCTGATCAGAATCTGGTATTGCTGGATGAAGCTGTGGTGTATAATGCAGGGCATATGTTGGGATTCTTTTCTGTTTTTAATGCAGATGCAATTAAAAATACAACGCTGATCAAAGGAGGGATGCCCGCAAATTACGGTGGGCGTTTATCTTCTGTGCTGGACATACAGATGAAGGAGGGAAATGACAAAAAATATTCAGCAGAAGGCGGTATTGGAATTATATCTTCAAGATTTACATTTCAGGGGCCGGTGGTGAAGGAGAAGAGTTCCTTTATTGTATCAGCACGACGGACATACGCTTTGGATTTAGCCCAACCTTTGTTGAAAGGAGGGACATTTGAAGGTACCAATTACTATTTTTACGATCTGAATACAAAATGGAATTATAAATTTTCGAATAATGACAGGATATATTTCAGCGGATATTTCGGAAATGATGTTTTAAAATTCAGACAACCGGGACGTGATTTTTCATTCGATTTACCTTATGGAAATAAAACGGCTACGCTCAGATGGAATCACCTTTTTAACGAGAAGATGTTTATGAACATTTCTGCTGTTTATAACGACTACAAATTTCAGTTTAATGGCGCTCAGGAAGATTTTAGTTTCAAAGTATTTTCAGGAGTCAAAGACTGGAATCTGAAAGCAGATTTTGACTATTATCCATCTGTAAAACATAAAATCAAATACGGAATTAATTATACTTTCCATACCCTGACCCCCAACACGGCATCCGCATCAAGTAAAGATGTTGAATTCAACACAACATTCAAACCCAAAATGGCTCACGAAACAAGTTTCTATTTTCTGGATGATATGAAAATAAATGAAAAATTTTCTATGAATACGGGTCTTAGGTTTTCACTTTTTACACAAGTCGGACCTTACACATCCAAGCTTACCGGCAGAGAATACGGAAATCTGGAACCTGTAGTCACTTACACCGGACTGGAGCCAAGACTTAGTTTCAACTATAAGGTCAGTGAAACAATGAGCATCAAATCCGGCGTGACGGTCACCAATCAATTCTTACATCTCGTCAGTAATTCATCCAGTACTTTGCCGGCAGATGTCTGGGTGCCAAGCACAGAGATTGTAAAACCTCAGCAAGGAATACAGTATGCATTGGGTATATTCAGAAATTTTGCAAAGGACACTTACGAAGCATCCGTTGAAGTGTATTATAAAGATCTGAAAAATCAGATAGATTATGCAGATAACTATGTGAATGATATTAGTAAAGAAGTAGAGGATGCATTTGTTTTTGGAGTTGGAAGGGCATACGGTGCAGAATTTTTTCTCCGCAAAAGTACGGGTAAACTGAATGGATGGATAGGTTACACACTTTCCAGAACAGAACGCTCTTTTCCGGATATTGAGAAGGCAAGATGGTATCCTGCAGTGTATGACAGAACACATGATTTGTCTATCGTTACAAATTATTCAGTCAGTAAAAAGTGGGAATTAGGAGCTGTTTTTATTTATGGATCAGGGAGACTATTTACACCTGTGAGAGGATTCTTTTTTGTAGAGCAGAATGTTAATCTATTTTATGGTCCGAGAAACAGTGCCCGATTGGATGATTATCACCGGCTGGATATTTCTGCGACTTACACACCTAATCCAAATTCCAAAAAGAAATTTACAGGGAGCTGGTCATTTTCAATTTATAATGTTTACAACCGAAAAAATCCGTTTTTTGTTAATTTTGACACAGAAACTGATTTCCAGACAGGAACCAACACAATCACTGGATCAAAGATTACAATTTTCCCTATGATACCCAGTATCACGTATAACTTTAAATGGAATCAATAA
- a CDS encoding DUF4249 domain-containing protein, with amino-acid sequence MKNQNIIRPDRTIKSNVFSNWLMTLCFGTIFFIQACEEPYTPDTSESQQEYVVEGYVEVGEDSNPVFVIVTRSIPFISTINPDRFSELFVNNANVTVNDGTKTVTLIPVCLSQIPEELREQVFAVLGFNPDSTAVDLCIYADLLGQVTKEYNRRYDLTVKVGDKILTATTTVPEFVPIEMFRWADPPGTPSDTLARLWITIDDPRGVNNYYRYLTATGGEGLIAPFTSVVDDALFDGKKFEFPLQRAQRRGGDFDPDSFGLYRREDSIQVKWCNLDKAHYDFWRTRDFSASSGGPFSSYTRISTNIEGGLGIWGGYSVGHYKLYVPPK; translated from the coding sequence ATGAAAAATCAAAATATTATCCGGCCGGATAGAACTATAAAATCAAATGTTTTTAGTAATTGGCTAATGACATTGTGTTTTGGCACTATCTTTTTTATACAAGCCTGTGAAGAGCCATACACCCCTGATACATCTGAGAGCCAGCAGGAATATGTCGTGGAAGGATATGTGGAGGTAGGAGAGGACAGCAATCCTGTATTTGTAATAGTGACCAGAAGTATTCCCTTTATTTCAACCATAAATCCTGACAGGTTTTCTGAATTGTTTGTCAATAATGCAAATGTTACAGTAAATGATGGAACAAAGACAGTAACTTTGATACCTGTCTGTCTGAGCCAGATTCCTGAAGAATTGCGAGAACAGGTATTTGCAGTACTCGGCTTCAATCCTGACAGCACAGCAGTTGATCTGTGTATTTACGCAGATTTATTAGGTCAGGTGACCAAGGAATACAACAGGAGATACGATCTAACCGTAAAAGTGGGTGATAAAATTCTGACTGCCACGACTACAGTTCCGGAGTTTGTTCCGATTGAAATGTTCAGATGGGCAGACCCTCCCGGAACACCAAGCGATACCCTTGCCAGATTGTGGATTACTATCGATGACCCGAGGGGTGTAAATAATTATTACAGATATCTGACCGCAACAGGAGGTGAAGGATTGATCGCTCCTTTCACGTCTGTAGTGGATGATGCATTATTTGATGGAAAAAAATTTGAGTTTCCGTTGCAACGAGCGCAAAGACGTGGAGGTGATTTTGACCCTGATTCATTTGGATTATATCGCAGAGAAGATTCAATACAAGTTAAGTGGTGTAATTTAGACAAAGCTCATTATGACTTTTGGCGTACACGTGATTTCAGCGCCAGTAGCGGAGGACCTTTTTCTTCCTACACCCGTATTTCTACCAATATTGAAGGAGGACTGGGTATTTGGGGGGGATATTCAGTGGGGCATTACAAATTATACGTTCCACCGAAATAA
- a CDS encoding universal stress protein translates to MIQLKIYGTGTASYEMVKNKIMAYLELAGIEYKLEEERNISNFIKDQVHSVPAIKVNDDTLIEIEGNGRFNASLRHAIQSILKIENFGNMKKLIVPTDFSEPSYNAYNYANGLAQDLNAMLVMTHVYFPTSADFNELSVPDNNLEQYHRKKLDDFVHSVNQDWIGEFMHEPLVESEFRVGFPKTELTELSKQENVAMVMGSTGEGDSFKKIFGSLSIDMMKNASCPLFVIPPDFSYATPKNVVFASESLKTDSNNIFNVATMSEKFGAMIKIVHVDTNDEEYNIDLLEEILKKNFKNLNYQIKVIKADNVLKGLDAALEGVQYDLLVFTKKHRNFLAELFHESISEHFALYSQKPVLIYPVD, encoded by the coding sequence ATGATACAACTAAAAATTTACGGTACGGGAACTGCCAGTTATGAAATGGTAAAAAATAAGATCATGGCGTACCTTGAGTTGGCGGGTATTGAATACAAGCTGGAAGAAGAAAGGAATATCAGCAATTTCATTAAAGATCAGGTTCATTCTGTACCTGCAATCAAAGTAAATGATGATACCCTGATAGAAATCGAAGGAAACGGCAGATTTAATGCATCTTTGCGTCATGCTATTCAATCGATTTTAAAAATTGAAAATTTTGGAAATATGAAAAAGTTAATTGTTCCTACCGATTTTTCCGAACCATCCTATAATGCATACAATTATGCCAACGGGCTGGCGCAGGATCTGAACGCCATGTTAGTGATGACACATGTTTACTTCCCCACTTCAGCAGATTTTAATGAGCTGAGTGTACCAGACAACAATCTTGAACAATATCACAGAAAAAAACTGGATGATTTTGTCCATTCGGTTAATCAGGACTGGATCGGAGAATTCATGCATGAACCTTTAGTCGAATCAGAATTCAGAGTAGGCTTTCCTAAAACGGAGCTAACAGAGCTATCCAAGCAGGAAAATGTTGCAATGGTGATGGGTTCGACAGGTGAAGGGGACTCTTTCAAAAAAATATTCGGTTCACTCTCTATTGACATGATGAAAAATGCGTCATGTCCGCTTTTTGTAATTCCTCCTGATTTTTCATACGCTACTCCCAAAAATGTAGTATTTGCATCAGAGAGTCTGAAAACTGATTCAAATAATATTTTTAATGTGGCAACCATGAGTGAAAAATTTGGGGCTATGATTAAAATAGTCCATGTGGATACCAACGATGAAGAATATAATATTGATCTCTTGGAAGAAATTTTAAAAAAGAATTTTAAAAACCTCAACTATCAAATCAAAGTAATCAAAGCGGACAATGTACTGAAAGGGTTGGATGCTGCATTGGAAGGTGTGCAATATGACCTGTTGGTCTTTACCAAAAAGCACCGAAATTTTTTAGCCGAATTATTTCATGAAAGTATTTCAGAACATTTTGCATTGTACAGTCAAAAACCTGTCCTCATCTACCCGGTAGATTAA
- a CDS encoding CBS domain-containing protein, translating into MNILDPVSSIMTPNPITVGMNDSLAIIAKLFSNHKIHHLPVVEGDELVGMISKSDFLFFKRGFSENESDRALEEVRMNNYTSKDIMTKRLAKLEPGDKINVALEVFKENMFHGLPVVDNKKIIGIVTTYDIIKGLAEVPHEVM; encoded by the coding sequence ATGAATATTCTTGATCCCGTTTCATCCATTATGACACCCAATCCTATAACTGTGGGTATGAATGACAGTTTAGCCATTATTGCTAAATTATTCAGTAATCACAAAATACATCATTTGCCGGTAGTGGAAGGTGATGAATTAGTGGGAATGATCAGTAAATCTGATTTCCTGTTTTTTAAACGAGGCTTCTCTGAAAATGAAAGTGACAGAGCACTGGAAGAAGTTCGAATGAATAATTACACTTCCAAAGACATTATGACTAAACGATTAGCCAAGTTGGAGCCTGGAGATAAAATAAATGTCGCTCTTGAAGTGTTTAAAGAGAATATGTTTCATGGGCTACCGGTTGTAGATAATAAAAAAATCATCGGTATAGTCACAACATATGACATCATTAAAGGACTGGCAGAAGTGCCTCACGAAGTTATGTAA